Genomic window (Bradyrhizobium sp. 186):
ATCGCTGCACACTTTTCCGGATCATGCTCCGCTAATTAGAAAGACAGCGACGACACGATCCGCACCTTCTGGCTCGGATCAAGTTTCTGCACGCCGAGGGCGACGATTTTGGCGCCCTCTTCCACACCGCTGGTGATGACGACGTCGTTGCTCTCGTAGGACTTCACCGTCACCGGCTTCAGCGTGACCGCACCGTTGTCGTCGACGACGTAGAAGGAGGGCTTGCCGCCTTCATTGAACAGCGCCGACAGCGGCAGCCGCGCGACGCGTTCGGTCGCAGCATCCGACAGCGTCAACGTCGCGGTCATGCCGAGCGCGACGTTGTCGTCGGCTTCGGGCAGCGAGAATTTTGCGAGATAGGTGCGCGTGGCGGAATCCGCGGTGGGCGCGATCTCGCGCAGCTTCGCCGCATATTTCCTGCCCGGCTCCGACCAAAGGGTGACGCTGGCGGCGCCCGATTTGGCACGTCCGACCAGCGTCTCAGGGATCGCGACGACCGCTTCCTTCTCGGCAAAGCGGGCGACGCGGATCGAAGCCTGGCCCGCGGTGACCACCTGGCCGGGCTCGATCAGCGTTGCGGTGACGACGCCACGGGCGTCGGCGTTGAGCGTCGCGTAGGAAAGCGAATTGTTGGTCAGTTCGACCGAGCGCTCGGCCCGGTTCAGGCGCGCACGGGCCTCGTCGGCGGAAGCGCGGCTCGAATCCATCTGCGCGTCGGTGGTCCAGCCCTTGGCCTTCAGATCCTTGGCACGCTGCTCGGCGGCGGCGGCCTGGGCCAGCACGCCGGTCGCAGCGGTCTGCTCGGCCACGGACTGCTCGGCCTGGAGCTTCAGATCGACCTCATCGAGGGTCGCGAGCGGCTGGCCGATTTCGACGGTCTGGCCGACTTCGACCAGGCGCTTTGCGACCTTGCCGGCGACACGGAAGCCGAGATCGCTCTCGATCCGGGGCCTGACGGTGCCGACGAAGCTGCGCTCCGGCGTTTCGGCGTCGTAATGGGCGGTGGCGACCAGAACCGGCCGCGGCGGCTCGGCCTTCTGGGCCACGGTATCGTTGCATCCGGCCAGCGCAGCGGCCATCAAGGCCAACGATACACCTGCCAAAAGCTTGGAATAGCTCGACAAAACTGACCGGACGAACATCGGAGGACACCCCTGCGGCTGCGTTGTGAGGAATGTCGACTAATCACTGATAAAAGTCAATAATCGTCAGTCATCAGGAATGCGTGATCGTTGGGGTACTAGGAAAGGTAGGGCGGGTCCCGCTGGCGAGGCGCCGGGCTCCAATGTTAAGGTTACATGTAACCGATGGAGTCCAGATGCCCACTTCCTCAAAGGCCAAGTCGTCCCGTGTGAAAGTGCGAGCGCACCGCGATCGGCTGCGCGCACAAGGGCTGCGGCCGATCCAGATTTGGGTACCGGATGTCCGCTCGGCATCCTTCCGATCTGAAGCCCATCGCCAATCTCTTGCGGTCGCAACCAGCGCTCATGAACCCGAGGATCAAGCCTTCATTGATGCCGTTTCCGATTGGGCGGACGAATGAAGCGGGGCGATATCTGGACAGTGGCTGGCGGCAAGGACTACGCGGGCAAGCCGCGCCCCGTCGTCATCGTGCAGGACGACAGCTTTGACGCCACGGACTCAATCACCATTTGTGCCTTCACGACCGATAGAATCGAAGCGCCTCTATTCCGGCTGCAGGTTGAGCCGAACGACGGCAACGGCCTTCGAGCTCCTTCACGGCTCATGGTGGACAAGATCACGACGGTCCCGAAATCCAAGGTCGCAACGTGTATTGGGCGCCTTGATGATGAGGACGTAGTACGTCTTAACCGCGCCATGCTCGTCTTTCTCGGGCTGGCCGGTTCGCAAAGAACAGCTGCCGACGGCTAAGCCGTCTGCCCGCGTGTCCTAACAAAAGCCGCAGGATACCGGCCCTGGCTTTCGCCAGGGCTACGTAGGCTCACCGCCCCTGTTCGGCGAACTCGTGCTTGCTCTCGTGACCGCCCGCAAACACGAGGATGCCGGCGATCAGCGGCAGGACCGCGAGTACCAGCAACCCCGTCGAGGTCTGGCCCGTGGCTTCCTTGACCCAGCCGATCAGGTAAGGGCCGCCGAAGCCCGCGAGGTTGCCGATGGAGTTGATCAGCGCG
Coding sequences:
- a CDS encoding antitoxin MazE family protein — encoded protein: MPTSSKAKSSRVKVRAHRDRLRAQGLRPIQIWVPDVRSASFRSEAHRQSLAVATSAHEPEDQAFIDAVSDWADE
- a CDS encoding type II toxin-antitoxin system PemK/MazF family toxin, with translation MKRGDIWTVAGGKDYAGKPRPVVIVQDDSFDATDSITICAFTTDRIEAPLFRLQVEPNDGNGLRAPSRLMVDKITTVPKSKVATCIGRLDDEDVVRLNRAMLVFLGLAGSQRTAADG
- a CDS encoding efflux RND transporter periplasmic adaptor subunit, coding for MFVRSVLSSYSKLLAGVSLALMAAALAGCNDTVAQKAEPPRPVLVATAHYDAETPERSFVGTVRPRIESDLGFRVAGKVAKRLVEVGQTVEIGQPLATLDEVDLKLQAEQSVAEQTAATGVLAQAAAAEQRAKDLKAKGWTTDAQMDSSRASADEARARLNRAERSVELTNNSLSYATLNADARGVVTATLIEPGQVVTAGQASIRVARFAEKEAVVAIPETLVGRAKSGAASVTLWSEPGRKYAAKLREIAPTADSATRTYLAKFSLPEADDNVALGMTATLTLSDAATERVARLPLSALFNEGGKPSFYVVDDNGAVTLKPVTVKSYESNDVVITSGVEEGAKIVALGVQKLDPSQKVRIVSSLSF